In the genome of Brachypodium distachyon strain Bd21 chromosome 3, Brachypodium_distachyon_v3.0, whole genome shotgun sequence, the window aatagagttttcattgatcaaaaccttgtcttaatgaaacaaaatacgacaacctttgtgaaatggagggagtatgacaTATTtcaaggaacggagggagtatatccaTAACCTACACATGAATAACGGGACGACCCATCGGGTATATCCATAGGCATAAAAGTTGACACATAACCTAACCATCCAGGTCGGGTATCCATGGGCAGActtactaaaaaaaaataacttccTCACTACAACGTTACTTCAACAAGGTAATTGTGGCTAGTTAATTTACTTCACGCGATATTTCCTTTAGCTGACAGCTTAAGGTATATTCGGGAATCCTTAGGCAAGTATGAGAATCTCTCAGTTACCTCTTGTGCTTGTAGAAGTGTAAGTACAgtttattgtttttcttctctatTAATTCCTCTTGGATTCTTTAGAGGTATCAAGCGTTGAATGTTCTTTCGTGTGTTGTACtcttccgtcccataattcttgtcgctattttagttaaattttgaaataaaaccacgacaagaattatggaacggaacgAGTAGTCACTAGACGGGTATGTGCACATTCTACAGCTCTTTATTTCCATAACTGTTGTGTCAACATCATACTGAAGTGAGATATTGGATGGGAGCATTTTGTCAGATGTCTCCCTCCCCACCATATTTGGAGCATATGATGTGCACTCAAAACATTAGGTGCACTTGTGTACAAGATGCATAATGCCAATTTCTTTCATAGTATGCACAAAATTTCCACGCAAAATTCCTTTTAAACGTATGGAACAAAAATAGGAAAGTAGCACATTCAAACTTGATGTGGATAGTTGCTTTCATGTACTATTCACAGGGATTTCTCTTCTTCGTTTTGTTGACACATAGGTTGAATTTATATTTAAAAATTTATGACAATGTACCTGGTGCCTAATGTTGTATTATTTGGTTAAATGTATAATTGTCTTTAGATGTTTATCAACTGGTCTTAATGCACCAGTATACCTGTCTAGTGTACACGCATGCCAACCATATTATCTTGCTCCCTGCTATTTCCAGGTCAGTTTTATCCTGCCGCTAATAGCGCTTGTCGACAGTAAAACCTGTCCAGCCCAGCTTCCAGAATGTCTTTGGCCTAAATCCTGAACCTGGATTAAACAGCAACATCCAtttaagggtgtgtttggatgGTGGCTAAAATCTATCCTACCAATTTTTGGTCATGGCCAAAAAAATTGGTCGCTGTTTGGACtgttaattttttgaaaagtcAATGTCTTCTTTACCGAATCTAAATCATTTTTCTTGACAATGTGCAGGATGCTAATGTCTTTTTTTATCTTTCATTCGTGGTGTACTCTTGTTTCTGGTGCTAGTTTGATTTTATACATGGAAGTCTCACTCGTTATCAGTTCAAATTTAGCCTAAAAATGATGTCTTTGAAGCAGTCACGGAGAGgttgagaaggaaaaaaatgtagcACAGCTCCAACTTGGCTCAACTGCTGGGCTATAAACTGTGCTACTTGTAGTTCGAAGTATTATGCACTTCTCTAATATCAGTTGgtttacttgttttgccaatGCACCTAAGCCTGCTTATCATATTGCTCTCCTAGTGCCAGTTCAGCTCTGTGATTAAAACagttatatatatttatactAGTGGAGTGACCGTACGTTGCTACGGATTTACAAACTCATGTGCGGGTAAACAATATTGCTTTCACATTTGTCTTGTATGAAAACAAGTCAAATATAAATTGGTTATTCAATGCATAACCATGCGTGTGTTATATAAAATTATAATCCACATGTTCACTTGTACAATAAACACCTAAATTGATTGACCTCAACTTGAGCCGCAATGGCGGTAGCCTGGTCAACACCACAACGGGCCTTGCACTCGGGCCTTGCGCTGTTCAAGGCCCCTCCAGATCTGCTCTGCGGACGGGCCTTGCGCTTCATCGACAGCCTTGCGATGATCCCCAGCACAATATTGTTCCAGCAGTTTTATTGACACAGCTACACTATTGCTAGTTCAACACAACAAAGGGATATACCCAAAGATAAAAAATGTATCAAACGAAAAATACATTTTTACTGAAGTATTTAATTTTGTAGGGCTGTCAGGCTGTAGGTTTTTCCAGCACTCGATACTTGAGGTTTTGCATCTGTAGTAGTCCTAAATCTCTGAATTAGCTATCCATATGCCATTTCTGAATTTCTTGGATTCCCTGGCAGGCAATCTTCTCAAGGACCTTTAGGCTCCTGACCATTGAGTTAGGACATTGAGCAATATAAGAAGACATACGTTTGCATAGGCATCACCAGCAAATTATTGCAGTTTTTCTAACATCACAATTAAATTGTCCTTTCTGACCTTCACGCCACGTCATATGAGTTAACTGTACAAAAATTTAAATTGCAGTTAACTTGtagtcaggactcaggagagATGAATTAAACACAACAAACCAACACATAACCCATCTAGAAGTATATGGTGAGAGCCTGTCATTCTCGCATCTAATCGTAAAATACAGCTCATGAGATCAAGATGTCATTCTAGCAAATCAGACTACATAAAATTTGGTACCAACTGTGTTTGACTCAGTGAACTATAGTTGAGTGCTATTGTAGAATCTTGTCCAGGTCAAACAGAAGATATATACGTGAAAACATAATTCAATTTTATAGAACTACATATCTACCTTGTTCACCAAGACATTCATTGGAATAGAACAACAAATCCACcaaaagagaaggagaaaaagagaTCGGCTAACTTCTAACTGTAACATGTTGAAATAAAACAGAAAGAAGCATTTACAGTTACATTACAGAGTATTAGGAACTAATTTCCTCAGATAAAACGGCAATAAATTAGTTCCAAGCAGTACAAAATAACAGTTCCCCTGACATTAGCACACCAAACATTTTGCCGAGATGATTGTCAACATTGCTATAAATGATTCATAGCTAGCAACATCAGGTAAAGCTTTGCAAAAAGTCAAGTTGCTTCAGAAACAGAaaattgatactccctccCGTCCCATAATAAGAGGCACACACGTATTCCTAGATctttaattaaatatgtatttttcttaacaaaaagCACACCATTGATTCGTTAGAAAGAACTTTctaattatttaattatttaatatatatttagttagctaaattgaCGATCTAGAAATATGTGCATGCATCATATTATGGGACTGAGGTAGTAATAACCTGAACAAAAAGATCAATGACTGGAAGTGTGGTGAGAAGTCCATCGTCATTTACATTTTCACCAATATTAAGAACGTTCGCCAAACTTGTGTCGTGGCTTCTAAAAAATTCTGATCCACCAAAAAATGTGTAATCTTCAACTATGTTGACTGGAACCTGCGTCattcaaaaatattttaaaagaCCACTAAAACCAAATCCTGTAAATTCTTAAATGTGGCAAGTAGTATAAGAAAGCAATCCAAATGACGGAAAACTCCTTCCCATAATTCATCATTCACTGGAAGTTAACAGCGCCGCGATGCATATAACAGTTTATGTTACGCCACACAAAATATTAGGAAATAACCCTTCGATCGACACGACCCAAGAAATACAACTATGATGTTTGAGATGTTTGAATTGGGTTAGACATGTCCAAAAGTGGGAGGGGTGCTTCCATTAGCATGGCAAATTCAAATGTAACAATGGGAAGGCATGGGCTTGACTGCGTCTAAATCAAGCATGTTCTGTTGAAACGCTCCAGAAAACAAGTGACAAATCTTTTGACCCGTCACCCATTTCACAAGTTCATAAGTTATTCTAATAAGCATACATCAAAATAGTCGGACGATGCCCTTGTAGGTCTATCACTTTGTCAGGACAGAAGTCAGTTTTCAAATCAAACTCGCATGATTTCTCAAGTCCCGACATGATAAAATACTGGTGTGGCCTAGATTAGAAAATATGGCTGCCTCAAAACACTGGCAGTCCTCTTAACAACAATTTAAATTGTATCATCAAGTCGTTCATATGTTCAGGAATGCATCAAAAACATGTTCTTGGATAAGCCTGCAGCGTCATGTCCTATGTGAGATTGGTAATCATTACAATTTAGTCTTAAAAATTTCTACTTCATAGTTCCACAACAAGCAAGATTGCGAGTGCATTTGAAAATTACTTTTGGACAAAGGTGGGCTAGATTGCAAGTGTACCTGTTAGTGCTCGCTCACCAAGTGCATATTGCCTGCAATGATCAAGATTAAATATGTCTCTGCCCCCCAGTGgtgctcctcgccggcctccttCCCCATGTGCCCGACGAGCGCTCATGAAAGCCGGTCTGAATAGGGGATTGGTTCATGAAAGCTGCCCGACGTTCCTGAAGATAATTGTACAAAAAAATGCAGACATAAGGAAATCTCGACAGTCGCACGGCGGCAGCACGGATGTGCTACCTCCCTGGGCAGGTAGCTTATCCTCCAACACCCAAAACCCTAGCAGGCGGCAACCTCAAgcggagaggcggcggcgaatcCAGTTTCCATCACGGCGCGCGCAAGGgaaggagagggcggcgtCCTCAGCGGGGGAGGGCAAGGGCGATGGGCGGCGGCTATTGCGGTGGCAACGGCGGCATCATCTGCGGCGGGGGCTGGAGGAGGTATCCGGAAGAAAGGAACGTTCCGGAGCAAGGGTCATACCGTGAACCGGTGCTGGGAGTCATACTTGAGGCTGCTGCGCTTGTGGATGGCGACGATGGCGGTCAGCGATTGAGATCTCTTAGCAATTAGGGGAGGCGGAGGGCAAGGAGGATACGGCGGAACATGTTGGTGGCCAGGTCGGCGACGGTGGTGGCCAATGTggggcagcaaggtggcggcgTCCATGGGGTATGGGCATAGCCCATACGGTTGGGGAGGGATGACAACGAACGCGGGGAGTGGTGGGCCAGTTGGAGGGTGACGGACGGTCGGACGTACGTACCAAACTCGAAATTAAGTAGTAGTAAAGAGTTAAAGACCTGAGTACGAAAGAAATCAGTGTACATTCAGAAGGTGATCAGGTCTCATTTTCCTTCGTTTGCTTCCtttagaaaaataaatggTTAATCGAATCTTGTGTGAAAGCAAGCGCTCGTTTGAAATTTGTTCATTTGTGCTCCAATGCTCTGGTTTAATTACTTTTAATTATTCAGTAATTAAACGGATAATCCTCACTTGATTCTGCACGTCCGGTTTCCCCCATCCCTCCTGCTGTACATACATTCATCATCAACGGAGACACTTGAATCTCGCTTACATTACATTCAACAGTTTGACGTTGTCCTCATATTTCGATCCATGTTTCCCCAGTTTCGATTAATGTTTCCCCAGTTTCGTGTTAGACCGAACAGCAGAAAACAAAGTTCAAGTAATACGCCAAACAGCTACAGATCTACGATTGATAAGAATTACTCCGCCaaacagtactccctccaatcccaAATTCTTGACATTGTTTTAGCACAAATTTGAACTTAAaaaagacaagaatttaggatagCAGGTTATACTATTTTTGTTGTGCTGCGCACGTTGTCACCTGATTATGGATTTTCGCTAACATTGTGCTTGAATTAGAGGCACAACACTTGAAGCAGTTGAGTAGAAGCAAGAATTAAAAATTGTAGACACGTCGATTAAAATAGAAGTCAAGGATAAGCCCCAACATAACAAGGCATGGTAAAAGCTCAAAATTCTCTTTCTAGCAGATCAAGCTTTTCTGCAACGAACGCCAACAAGATGTGTAAGGAGTACAAAAACTGATAGCGAACAGGCAGAACTGAAAGCAGCCAAGACGCACAATTAGCTTACTTCTTCTTTGCATCCCCAGCCTTTGTCTGCAAAAGCAGTCCAAGAAATCAATTTAGTGACATTTGAAACAAAATAGTGTTGGAACTCCAGTCTGGTCTGATAGAAAATATTTGTATACCTTCTTCACTCCACGGATCTTCTTTGTCCTGTTCTTCCTTTCCTTAATCTGCTTCCGTGATTTCTCTACCTTGGTAGCTAGCCCGTTCTGTGGAAAAGCAGCAATTGTTTTCAGCAATGCAATTATTCAGtgggaaaaaaattgaatgcCAGACAATTTGTTTGAGCAAATTAAAATATTAGTAACAGGTAGAcaaattctgaaaataaaCTGATAAAATTGGAAGAACAGAATCTCAGTAGAGCATGAAACATAATAATGCAGCTATATGAGCAATATGATGTAAGAGGCAAGCAGACAAATGGCAATTTCACAAGTCTAGCAGATGTATTCTTGCAAAGAAAGGTTCCATATATAATTTCTGCAGATCCATATAGTAAAATAGTACAGCTTAGATGACAATTTAGCGCATCTCACATGAATAGGTACCAGTAGCGGTAGCTGAGGGATAAGATTAATCAGGATATGTTGAGCCTGAACtatctgctgctgcatcaATGAACTTATGGACAATTTAACAGATATCTGAAGGGCCATGTTGGTCGAAGGTGGATAATTGGTGACTACTGCTACTGGGACCTATTGTAAGGTCTACCAATACCGTATTAATTTCTACAGTACATCAGAATATTAGAAGAATTGGTTTAATACTCTCCGTAACAAACCATCATCTAAGAAATGGAGCCATTTGTTATCGCACACCACAGCCAAgatcttctactccctccatccaacaaaagatgtctcaagtttgtcaaaatttgaatgtatctagacatgacttagtgtatagatgcattcaaatttagtcgaagttgagacatcctttgtcgGACGGAGGAATATAAAACAAGATGGCTAGTAATGAAACTAAACTAAACTAAACTGAACAAATCGTCACTATAGACTGAATGCAGTATATACAGTAATCCAGGATTACATTTTTCATGTCAGATAATCAGTAGAAATTATTATGGAAGACTAACGATTAAGAGCAGGATGCTGAGGATGGAAGCAAGCAAGAGAAGCGTACCCTGATCAGCCTGTACTTGGGCTCGAACTTCTTGGCGGCCTCGAGGTTATCGTAGATGAGTCCGAAGCCAGTGGACTTGCCGCCTCCGAAGTGGGTGCGAAACTTGAAGACGAAGATGCAGTTCGAGTCCTTCACATCGTAGATCTTCGCCAGCCGCTCCTTGAGATCCGTCTGCGACAGGAAGGGATCAGCCGCAGCTCGCATCGAAACGACCTCACCAAGAGAAGAGATGCTTTTCCGCCGCGAAATTGAGTAGTACGCACCTTGGAGACGTTGGCACGGCCTGGGTGGATCACCTCGAGCACGAACTGCTTGCGGGAGAGGAGACGGTTCGTCATGAACTTGCGGGTGCGGAGAGTGACCGCGGGAGAAGTCTTCGCGTCCGCCatgattgctgctgctgccggacGTGCGGCGGAGCTCCCTGGGATTCCtaaagacggcggcggcgcgagtgagaggaggcggcggcaggggtgGCGCGGGGTGGGGTGGAGAAGGGATTATATACACCTGGAACCCTAGGTCTTTGCAGCTCATAAACGAAAAGGAACTATGGGTTCTGATGGGCCTTATACGGGCTTCATTGGCCTTTAGGATAACTGAACTCGCAATAGCTGCCGGCCGTTTGTTAATGGCCCAATGCTGTTGTCACTCGATATTTCGGCACACGAATAGTTTTCCCTAAGAAACTGGGTTCAAAGGTAGCGCATCGTCAGGATTCACCGGTTCACCTCTACTCCTGTTGCCATCTTGGCGCTGAGAGGTGAGAGAAACGTCAGATCCTCCTAGACGATTTGAGAAGTTTTTAGTTTTATGAGTCTTGTGATCTTCATTGGCAATGTTACGGCGGAGGATGCAATGCCATTGACAATGAAGGTACTCTGGTTCTTTCTCTGCTGCGACA includes:
- the LOC100833592 gene encoding 40S ribosomal protein S24-1, with protein sequence MADAKTSPAVTLRTRKFMTNRLLSRKQFVLEVIHPGRANVSKTDLKERLAKIYDVKDSNCIFVFKFRTHFGGGKSTGFGLIYDNLEAAKKFEPKYRLIRNGLATKVEKSRKQIKERKNRTKKIRGVKKTKAGDAKKK